CGCCGCCACCGCGAAGCGGCCAGCGACTTCTTCCGCTACAACCCGCGGGCACAGGGCCCGGTCAGCGACCCCTGAGGAGATCCAGTGCGCATACTCGTCATCGAAGACAACCAGGACATCGCCGCCAACCTGGGCGACTACCTGGAGGACCGCGGCCATACCGTCGACTTCGCCGCCGACGGCGTGACCGGCCTGCACCTGGCGGTGGTCCATGACTTCGACGCCGTGGTGCTGGACCTCAACCTCCCGGGCATGGACGGCATCGAGGTCTGCCGGAAGCTGCGCAACGAAGCCCGCAAGCAGACCCCGGTGCTGATGCTCACCGCGCGCGACAGCCTGGACAGCAAGCTGGCGGGCTTCGACTCCGGCGCCGACGACTACCTGATCAAGCCGTTCGCGCTGCAGGAGGTCGAGGTGCGGCTGAACGCGCTGGCACGCCGAGGCAAGGGCGTGCAGACCCGCGTGCT
The sequence above is a segment of the Luteimonas sp. MC1750 genome. Coding sequences within it:
- a CDS encoding response regulator transcription factor, which codes for MRILVIEDNQDIAANLGDYLEDRGHTVDFAADGVTGLHLAVVHDFDAVVLDLNLPGMDGIEVCRKLRNEARKQTPVLMLTARDSLDSKLAGFDSGADDYLIKPFALQEVEVRLNALARRGKGVQTRVLEVADLEYNLDTLEVRRAGKLVQLNPTALKILQSLMEASPAVVTRQELETRVWGEELPDSDSLRVHIHGLRAVIDKPFPTQLVQTRHGIGYRIAAPDASS